One window from the genome of Oryza glaberrima chromosome 3, OglaRS2, whole genome shotgun sequence encodes:
- the LOC127766964 gene encoding uncharacterized protein At5g39570-like, whose amino-acid sequence MASYDGGGDGHRGRPPPQQHRPSSGGGGGGGSGDLASSAKLVAEAAKSVFQDHNLEKVDKGRVAGAAADLLHAASQYGKLDGKPAGNYLEKAEEYLHQYGRKEGSAGSGGGGKYQDEGGEGKYKKKPGHGGGRYEEEEEEDYKKKPTSGGGDGYGGGRYEEEDNYKKKPTSGGGGYGGGRYEEEDDYKKKPSSGGGGGYGGGRYEEEDEYRKKPSGGGYGGGRYEEEEDDYRKKPSAGAGGYGGGGRYEDEYKKKPGGGHGGGRYEEDDEYNKKPSGGYGYGASSGGGHGGRYEEDDYKKKPSAHSGGGGGRYEEEEGYKKPSGHGGGRYGKEEEEDDKKKKKHGEGSEGGMGDYLKLAQGLMKKQGGEGESGGGGMGDYLKLAEGFLKKR is encoded by the coding sequence ATGGCCTcctacgacggcggcggcgacggccaccgcggccgcccgccCCCGCAGCAGCACCGCCCGtcgtccggcggcggaggcgggggcggaaGCGGCGACCTGGCGTCGAGCGCCAagctggtggcggaggcggccaaGTCGGTGTTCCAGGACCACAACCTGGAGAAGGTCGACAAGGGCCGcgtcgcgggcgccgccgccgacctcctccacgccgcctcCCAGTACGGCAAGCTCGACGGCAAGCCCGCTGGCAACTACCTCGAGAAGGCCGAGGAGTACCTCCACCAGTACGGCCGCAAGGAGGgttccgccggatccggcggcggcggcaagtacCAGGATGAGGGCGGCGAGGGCAAATACAAGAAGAAGCCCGGTCATGGAGGTGGGAGgtacgaagaagaagaagaagaagattacAAGAAGAAGCCtactagtggtggtggtgatggctaTGGAGGAGGAAGGTACGAGGAAGAAGATAATTACAAGAAGAAGCCtactagtggtggtggtggctatgGAGGAGGAAGgtatgaggaagaagatgattaCAAGAAGAAGcctagtagtggtggtggtggtggctatggaggaggaagatatgaggaagaagatgaatatAGAAAGAAGCCGAGTGGGGGTGGCTATGGTGGGGGGAGgtatgaggaagaagaagatgattaCAGGAAGAAGCCGAGTGCCGGTGCGGGTGGATATGGAGGTGGTGGAAGGTATGAGGATGAGTACAAGAAGAAGCCTGGTGGTGGTCATGGTGGAGGGAGGTATGAGGAGGATGATGAGTACAACAAGAAGCCTAGTGGTGGATATGGGTATGGTGCTTCAAGTGGTGGAGGCCATGGTGGGAGGTATGAAGAAGATGACTACAAGAAGAAGCCTAGCGCGCactccggtggcggcggtggcaggtatgaggaagaggaagggtaCAAGAAGCCTAGTGGCCATGGGGGAGGGAGGTATGgtaaggaggaagaggaagatgacaagaagaaaaagaagcatGGCGAGGGGTCGGAGGGCGGCATGGGAGACTACCTGAAACTGGCACAAGGTCTCATGAAGAAGCAAGGCGGTGAGGGggagagcggtggcggcggtatGGGTGACTACTTAAAGCTTGCGGAGGGGTTCTTGAAGAAGCGCTGA